One window of the Oscillospiraceae bacterium genome contains the following:
- a CDS encoding fibronectin/fibrinogen-binding protein: MALDANTLAALAFELDCKLRGGRIDKIYQMSRSSVLLTVRSLGENYRLLLSCDASKGRICLTKQTFENPDMPPVFCMLMRKHLAGGKLLSVEAVPNERIVIVTVESTNELFEVTPKKLILEPMGKHSNIILTDENNRIIDAIRHIDFTLSEKRQVLPGLFYELPPVQEKIDVHSLSEEEFFSHFNEECPRDEISKKLMDDFLGMSPILAREIEHQSGGDFKKAGEIYWEYLTKLSQKKFEPTLLFKKGTKEPKDLYIWDILQYGDFFDKEPCNSVNECVDLFYKSKETKRRLEEKKDAVSQIITKNLSRLYKKIDIHEKNLKKAETKDRYRIYAELLTANLYQLTENKKEVTLPNYYEENAPLTIPLDETISPSRNAKKYFEKYNKEKTMEKISREMLTELHEEIRYLESVRDLLDLSDDEKTTAEIKEELVLGGYASDHNYSKNNKNKKKNDTKITRPMEFLSSDGTLILCGRNNRQNEELTLKIASKYDTWLHVRNVAGSHVVIRNQGESVSDETLYEAALVAAQYSKVANDTKVSVEYTKVKYVKKPSGAKPGMVIYDNFETIIVEPDAKRVERMQKK, translated from the coding sequence ATGGCATTAGATGCCAACACATTGGCGGCTTTAGCTTTTGAGCTTGATTGTAAGCTTCGAGGCGGGCGAATTGACAAAATTTATCAGATGTCCAGGTCTTCTGTGCTTCTGACAGTGCGTTCTTTGGGAGAGAATTATCGTTTGTTATTATCCTGCGATGCTTCCAAAGGGCGAATTTGCCTTACCAAACAAACCTTTGAAAATCCCGATATGCCGCCGGTATTCTGTATGCTGATGCGAAAACATTTAGCAGGCGGAAAATTGCTAAGCGTGGAAGCAGTTCCCAATGAGAGAATCGTGATAGTTACTGTGGAGAGCACCAATGAGCTATTTGAAGTGACTCCCAAAAAACTCATTTTAGAGCCAATGGGTAAACATTCCAATATCATTTTAACCGACGAAAATAACCGCATTATTGATGCCATTCGTCATATTGATTTTACCTTGTCGGAAAAACGACAGGTGTTACCCGGTCTGTTTTATGAATTACCGCCCGTGCAGGAAAAAATCGATGTTCATTCCTTATCGGAAGAAGAATTCTTCTCTCATTTTAACGAAGAATGTCCAAGAGATGAAATTTCCAAAAAACTGATGGACGATTTTTTAGGAATGTCACCCATCCTAGCAAGAGAAATCGAGCACCAAAGCGGTGGAGATTTCAAAAAAGCAGGAGAAATTTATTGGGAATATTTAACCAAACTTTCCCAAAAGAAATTCGAACCTACCTTGCTTTTTAAAAAGGGCACAAAAGAACCCAAAGATTTATATATCTGGGATATTTTGCAATACGGAGATTTCTTTGATAAAGAGCCTTGCAACTCGGTCAACGAGTGCGTGGATTTGTTTTATAAAAGCAAGGAAACCAAACGTCGCTTGGAAGAAAAGAAAGACGCTGTTTCTCAGATTATTACAAAGAATTTAAGCCGTTTATATAAGAAAATTGACATTCACGAAAAGAATCTGAAAAAAGCGGAAACAAAAGACCGCTACCGTATTTATGCGGAGCTTTTAACCGCTAATTTATACCAGCTTACCGAAAACAAAAAAGAGGTCACTTTGCCTAATTATTACGAAGAAAATGCACCGTTGACCATCCCCTTAGACGAAACCATTTCGCCTTCCCGAAATGCCAAAAAGTATTTTGAAAAATACAACAAAGAAAAAACAATGGAAAAAATTTCCCGTGAAATGCTTACGGAACTTCACGAGGAAATTCGTTATTTGGAAAGTGTCCGTGATTTGCTGGACTTAAGCGATGACGAAAAAACCACCGCAGAAATCAAGGAAGAATTGGTGTTGGGCGGATATGCATCCGACCATAACTATAGTAAAAACAATAAAAACAAGAAAAAGAATGATACCAAAATTACCCGTCCTATGGAGTTTTTATCTTCCGACGGAACGCTCATTCTTTGCGGTCGAAATAACCGTCAGAACGAAGAATTAACTTTAAAAATTGCCTCCAAATACGACACCTGGCTTCATGTTCGGAACGTGGCAGGCTCTCACGTAGTAATCAGAAATCAAGGGGAGAGCGTTTCAGATGAAACTTTATATGAAGCGGCACTCGTGGCAGCCCAGTATTCCAAAGTTGCCAATGATACCAAGGTCAGCGTGGAATATACCAAAGTGAAATATGTGAAAAAGCCGTCGGGAGCCAAACCCGGTATGGTGATATATGATAATTTTGAAACCATCATTGTGGAACCCGATGCCAAGCGTGTTGAAAGGATGCAAAAAAAGTAA
- a CDS encoding ATP-binding protein, which yields MVTCYTCGLNGIESYIVDIEADVTKSLPQYDVVGLADTAIKESKERVRSGIKNSGFTFPARKITINLAPAAVRKEGTHYDLPMAVALIGAMEEIPNLNQYIMLGELSLSGEIRGVSGVLPMADAALKKGYQKIIVPLDNAKEAALVPGLSVYAVNNLREVISFLKGELEIFPFENENELQFDVIDSKLDFADVKGQENAKRALEVACSGGHSILMSGTPGSGKTMLSKRVPGILPPLTFSESMEVTKIYSVCSLVSKDKPMIVERPFRALHHTASTVSIIGGGTKAMPGEISLAHNGVLFLDELPEFKREALEVLRQPLEDKKINVTRVSRSAEYPCNFMIIAAMNPCPCGYHGSAVKECTCTIDQIKRYQKKISGPLLDRIDIQIEVPAVNYDEISSLERAESSSDIRQRVIRCRELQKKRYEGEGILTNAELTAPLVKKYCPLTKDAEAMLKQAFSVLGLTARGYDKIIKVARTIADLEESEQIDVHHLAEAISYRDMANTMSE from the coding sequence ATGGTTACTTGTTATACTTGCGGATTAAACGGAATTGAATCCTATATTGTGGACATCGAAGCGGATGTGACGAAATCTCTGCCTCAGTATGATGTGGTGGGATTGGCAGATACTGCTATCAAAGAATCCAAAGAGCGTGTCAGAAGCGGAATCAAAAACTCGGGATTCACATTTCCTGCCAGAAAAATTACCATCAATTTAGCACCGGCAGCCGTAAGAAAAGAGGGAACACATTATGATTTGCCCATGGCAGTTGCCTTAATCGGTGCCATGGAGGAAATCCCCAACCTTAACCAGTATATTATGCTGGGGGAACTGTCTTTATCAGGGGAAATCCGAGGGGTCAGCGGTGTGCTTCCTATGGCAGATGCTGCACTGAAAAAAGGTTACCAAAAAATTATTGTTCCCTTAGATAACGCTAAAGAAGCGGCGTTGGTGCCGGGACTTTCGGTATATGCTGTGAACAATCTTCGGGAAGTGATTTCTTTCTTAAAAGGAGAACTGGAAATCTTCCCTTTTGAAAATGAAAACGAACTTCAGTTTGATGTGATAGATTCTAAATTAGATTTTGCCGACGTGAAAGGTCAGGAAAACGCCAAACGTGCCTTGGAAGTGGCTTGTAGCGGCGGACACAGTATCTTGATGAGCGGAACTCCGGGCTCCGGGAAAACTATGTTATCCAAGCGGGTACCGGGGATTTTACCGCCTCTCACATTTTCCGAATCTATGGAAGTGACCAAAATTTATTCGGTTTGCTCTTTGGTTTCTAAGGACAAGCCTATGATTGTGGAACGACCCTTTCGAGCACTCCACCATACTGCATCCACCGTTTCGATTATCGGTGGCGGTACCAAAGCGATGCCCGGTGAAATTTCCTTGGCGCATAACGGTGTTTTGTTTTTAGACGAACTTCCCGAATTTAAGCGGGAAGCCTTAGAAGTGTTACGACAACCCTTAGAAGATAAGAAAATCAATGTGACCCGTGTGAGCCGTTCAGCAGAATATCCCTGCAATTTTATGATTATTGCTGCGATGAACCCTTGTCCCTGCGGATATCACGGTTCCGCCGTGAAAGAATGCACTTGTACCATAGACCAGATTAAGCGCTATCAGAAGAAAATTTCAGGACCCCTTCTGGACAGAATCGACATTCAGATTGAGGTGCCTGCCGTAAATTATGATGAAATTTCATCGCTGGAGAGGGCAGAATCTTCCTCGGATATCAGACAACGTGTCATTCGTTGCCGTGAACTGCAAAAGAAACGCTACGAAGGCGAAGGCATTTTAACCAATGCAGAATTAACCGCTCCTTTGGTGAAAAAATATTGCCCTTTAACAAAAGATGCGGAAGCAATGTTGAAACAGGCATTTTCCGTACTTGGCTTAACTGCCAGAGGTTACGATAAAATTATTAAAGTGGCAAGAACCATAGCGGATTTGGAAGAATCCGAACAGATTGACGTACATCATTTAGCGGAAGCCATCAGCTACCGTGATATGGCAAATACGATGTCAGAATAA
- a CDS encoding aminotransferase class I/II-fold pyridoxal phosphate-dependent enzyme → MSIYEYLNEFSEISFHMPGHKGNIPVPIVDVTELSGTDNLMCPEGIIKEAQEKMAKVLGKKETFFLTGGATGGILASVLATITPGERVLVDRNCHASVIYGLILAGGIPKFVYPKINEEFGIPCPLSAEDIDYNGEKILIVTSPTYYGEVANIKEIRETVGDITIIQDEAHGAHFYFDDALASCRTNESDLTVLSFHKTMPTLNQGAVLCCNTARIPSKKIKQAINMVHTTSPSYPILSSLDYSGTYGRKLYQNTLVAEKIKELSKELTEKTPLKILANQDSYKLLLNCDGTNYSAEELDKYLQKNYKIYAEGVFGNNLLLMFSPCNKMEEIKTLSKALFKLDWKEKETTKTSYSLLKLKQVMAPRDAYFAEGEWISAKEAVGRISKENITRFPPCVPIVTVGEELSEEAVKLIDNEEIYVVK, encoded by the coding sequence ATGTCGATTTATGAATACTTAAACGAATTTTCTGAAATTTCTTTTCATATGCCGGGGCATAAAGGAAACATTCCCGTGCCCATTGTAGACGTTACCGAACTTTCCGGTACCGATAATTTGATGTGTCCTGAGGGCATCATCAAAGAGGCGCAGGAGAAGATGGCAAAGGTGCTTGGAAAAAAGGAAACATTCTTTTTAACAGGCGGTGCCACCGGCGGAATTTTAGCAAGTGTTTTGGCAACCATTACCCCCGGTGAAAGAGTTTTGGTGGACAGAAATTGTCACGCTTCGGTGATTTACGGGCTGATTTTAGCAGGTGGAATTCCCAAATTTGTGTATCCCAAAATCAATGAGGAATTCGGGATTCCTTGTCCCTTATCGGCAGAAGATATTGATTATAATGGCGAAAAGATTTTGATTGTCACCTCTCCAACCTACTACGGTGAGGTGGCGAATATCAAAGAAATCCGTGAAACAGTGGGGGATATTACCATCATTCAGGACGAAGCACACGGTGCCCATTTTTATTTTGATGATGCTTTGGCATCGTGCCGAACAAACGAGTCGGATTTGACGGTACTTAGTTTCCATAAAACCATGCCTACCCTGAATCAGGGGGCTGTGTTATGTTGTAATACCGCAAGAATCCCTTCCAAAAAAATCAAGCAGGCAATCAATATGGTGCACACCACAAGTCCGTCCTATCCCATTTTATCTTCCTTGGATTATTCGGGGACTTACGGGAGGAAACTGTATCAAAATACTTTGGTTGCAGAAAAAATCAAAGAATTATCCAAAGAATTAACCGAGAAAACTCCTCTTAAGATTTTAGCCAATCAGGATTCCTATAAGTTGCTTTTAAACTGTGACGGCACCAATTATTCGGCAGAAGAATTAGATAAGTATCTGCAAAAGAATTACAAAATCTATGCAGAAGGAGTATTCGGCAATAATCTTCTTTTGATGTTTTCGCCTTGCAATAAAATGGAAGAAATCAAAACTCTTTCCAAAGCACTTTTTAAATTGGATTGGAAAGAAAAAGAAACAACTAAAACGAGCTATTCGCTTTTGAAACTAAAGCAGGTAATGGCTCCCAGAGACGCTTACTTTGCAGAGGGAGAATGGATTTCTGCCAAGGAAGCTGTTGGACGAATTTCCAAAGAAAACATTACCCGTTTTCCGCCCTGCGTTCCCATTGTAACCGTTGGAGAAGAACTCAGTGAAGAAGCTGTTAAGTTAATTGATAACGAAGAGATTTATGTGGTAAAATAG
- a CDS encoding Mrp/NBP35 family ATP-binding protein: MSENCTHDCSSCQENCASRDPKSFLEKPHTLSNIKKVIGVVSGKGGVGKSLVTSLMAITSRKAGYETAILDADITGPSIPKVFGLTEKATGDEVGMYPVVTKSGIKTISINSLLPDETEPVVWRGPVIGGAVRQFWTDVVWKDVDFMFIDMPPGTGDVALTVFQSIPVDGIIIVTTPQDLVSMIVTKAVRMAQLMNIPILGLIENYSYLECPDCGKKINVFGESHIDDIAENFGIPVLAKLPINPEIASLCDAGNLEDAKIDFFSDMKALLDAIHNN; encoded by the coding sequence ATGAGCGAAAATTGCACACACGATTGCAGCAGTTGTCAGGAAAACTGTGCATCCCGTGATCCCAAAAGTTTTTTAGAAAAACCCCATACACTTTCCAATATTAAGAAAGTAATCGGTGTTGTCAGCGGAAAAGGCGGCGTTGGAAAATCCTTAGTCACCTCTTTAATGGCAATCACCTCCCGCAAGGCAGGTTATGAAACTGCCATTTTAGATGCGGATATCACAGGTCCCTCCATCCCCAAAGTATTCGGCTTAACCGAAAAAGCTACCGGTGATGAAGTGGGAATGTATCCTGTGGTAACCAAAAGCGGTATCAAAACCATCTCCATCAATTCCCTGCTCCCCGACGAAACCGAACCTGTAGTATGGAGAGGTCCCGTCATTGGCGGTGCGGTAAGACAGTTCTGGACCGATGTGGTTTGGAAAGATGTGGACTTTATGTTCATTGATATGCCTCCCGGAACCGGAGATGTGGCATTGACAGTATTTCAATCCATTCCCGTAGACGGCATTATCATTGTGACCACCCCTCAGGACTTGGTTTCTATGATTGTGACCAAAGCGGTAAGAATGGCACAGTTGATGAATATTCCTATTTTAGGCTTAATTGAAAACTACAGTTATCTGGAATGCCCTGACTGTGGCAAAAAAATCAATGTATTCGGTGAAAGCCACATTGATGATATTGCAGAAAACTTCGGTATTCCCGTGCTGGCAAAACTGCCCATCAATCCCGAAATTGCTTCCTTATGTGATGCAGGGAATTTGGAAGATGCCAAAATTGACTTCTTCTCCGATATGAAAGCACTGCTGGATGCTATTCATAACAACTAA
- a CDS encoding YdcF family protein: MLMRMPIVYIIVGIMLIGNFLVMTTVSNLHFGLVLSLVIGCYLLGWGILQKKHPEGKVFRVFRWIHRLFLAGIAYLLIVSLFLGIYGNRDTVDYQEDALIVLGAAVHGETVSLPLQFRLDCAIEYAEKNPDAVIVVSGGQGNQEDITEALAMERYLIQNGVTNPIVKEERATSTYENFLYSKKILEKLFGEEYRVAFVTNDFHIYRSEQMSEQVEFPTITHLHGKTAWYNVVHNYLRESLAVTKLWILGI; this comes from the coding sequence ATGCTTATGAGGATGCCGATTGTTTATATCATAGTCGGAATTATGCTGATTGGTAATTTTCTTGTGATGACGACAGTTTCTAACCTGCATTTTGGGTTGGTGTTATCTTTGGTCATTGGATGTTATTTGTTGGGATGGGGAATCCTGCAAAAGAAGCATCCTGAGGGGAAAGTTTTTCGTGTCTTTCGTTGGATTCATCGTTTATTTCTGGCAGGAATAGCTTATCTTTTGATTGTTTCTTTGTTTTTGGGGATTTACGGCAATCGTGACACAGTGGATTATCAAGAAGATGCTCTGATTGTGTTGGGAGCTGCAGTACACGGTGAAACGGTCAGCTTGCCACTTCAATTCCGTCTGGACTGTGCAATAGAGTACGCCGAAAAGAATCCTGATGCGGTGATTGTGGTCAGCGGCGGTCAAGGAAATCAAGAAGATATTACTGAAGCGCTTGCGATGGAGAGATACTTGATTCAAAACGGCGTGACCAATCCGATTGTGAAAGAAGAACGTGCCACCAGTACTTATGAGAATTTCTTGTATTCCAAAAAGATTTTGGAAAAGCTGTTTGGCGAAGAATATCGAGTGGCATTTGTAACCAACGATTTTCACATTTATCGTTCGGAACAGATGTCAGAACAGGTTGAGTTTCCAACGATTACCCATCTTCACGGAAAAACAGCGTGGTATAATGTTGTTCATAATTATTTAAGAGAATCTTTGGCAGTTACCAAGCTTTGGATTTTAGGAATATAA
- a CDS encoding SulP family inorganic anion transporter gives MFSKKTLRGDIIGGITVAIVALPLAIAFGLQSMPNDPNAAMAGLYGAIFCGLFATIFGATKGLINGPTAAMIVVLASTYNKAGYHGFIMAMLIAAVLQILLGLLKLGKYVQYIPKPVVVGFTNGIGISIFIGQFKDFNTAPMLALIVIAIMFIPIIAKWILHFKKQNVAANNIKKFFQIIPASLIGLIIAVTVYMLWLPGAEVITNRATITAGFPTFKMPVFADLNWGPIISGAISLFLLASIESLLSAVVVDDMLDQKSNPNRELIGQGIGNFIAPLFGGLIGTGAIVRSAVNVNNGGRTKLSGIIHALIILLVVLFFSGVTAFIPMAALAGILMVTAFNMIEFESFAEIGKVPYSESLIMIVTMIVTVIEDLIVGVACGIALTLILKGIEKSRQKMKAKTKK, from the coding sequence ATGTTTAGCAAGAAAACTTTACGAGGTGATATTATCGGCGGTATCACCGTGGCAATCGTGGCGTTACCTTTGGCAATCGCTTTCGGATTGCAATCCATGCCGAATGATCCCAATGCTGCTATGGCAGGTCTCTACGGTGCTATCTTCTGCGGTCTTTTTGCCACAATTTTCGGAGCAACCAAAGGCTTAATCAACGGACCTACCGCGGCTATGATTGTGGTGCTTGCTTCCACCTACAACAAAGCTGGTTACCATGGGTTCATAATGGCAATGTTGATTGCCGCTGTGTTACAGATTCTTTTAGGTCTTTTGAAACTGGGGAAATATGTGCAATACATCCCGAAACCTGTGGTGGTGGGATTTACCAATGGGATTGGCATTTCCATCTTTATCGGCCAGTTTAAAGATTTTAATACCGCGCCTATGCTGGCATTGATCGTGATTGCAATCATGTTTATTCCCATTATTGCAAAATGGATTCTTCATTTCAAGAAACAAAATGTTGCGGCAAATAATATCAAGAAATTTTTTCAGATTATTCCTGCTTCTTTAATCGGCTTGATTATCGCAGTTACTGTTTATATGTTATGGCTTCCCGGCGCAGAAGTAATTACCAACCGTGCAACCATTACCGCAGGATTCCCCACTTTCAAAATGCCGGTATTCGCCGACTTAAACTGGGGTCCCATTATTTCCGGTGCCATTTCTTTATTCCTGCTGGCAAGTATTGAGTCTCTGCTCAGTGCAGTTGTTGTGGACGATATGTTAGATCAGAAAAGTAATCCTAATCGTGAATTGATCGGTCAAGGGATTGGAAATTTCATTGCTCCCTTATTTGGCGGCTTGATTGGTACCGGTGCTATTGTGCGTAGTGCCGTAAATGTCAATAACGGCGGAAGAACCAAATTATCCGGCATTATCCATGCGCTGATTATCTTACTGGTTGTACTTTTCTTCTCCGGTGTCACCGCCTTCATTCCTATGGCTGCATTAGCAGGTATTTTAATGGTAACCGCTTTTAATATGATAGAATTTGAAAGCTTTGCGGAAATCGGAAAAGTTCCCTACTCTGAATCCTTGATTATGATTGTAACTATGATTGTAACCGTTATTGAAGATTTGATTGTGGGGGTTGCCTGCGGTATTGCATTGACACTGATTTTAAAAGGCATTGAAAAATCACGTCAAAAAATGAAAGCAAAAACAAAAAAATAA
- a CDS encoding ribosome recycling factor, whose translation MKQTFNDCQDRMKKSVDSLLHEFGQLKAGRANPAILDKITVEYYGSPTPIPQIGSVSVPEARTLVIQPWDASILGDIEKAILKADIGINPTNDGKVIRLNFPALTEERRKDLAKEIHKLSENAKVAVRNVRRDAIDKYKDMKKKSEITEDDLKTCEKDVQDLTDKFIKEIDTHTAAKEKEIMTV comes from the coding sequence ATGAAACAAACATTTAATGACTGTCAAGACAGAATGAAGAAATCGGTAGATTCTCTGTTGCACGAATTCGGCCAGTTAAAAGCAGGTCGTGCAAATCCCGCAATTTTAGATAAAATCACCGTGGAATACTACGGTTCCCCCACTCCCATCCCGCAGATTGGTTCTGTTTCTGTTCCGGAAGCAAGAACGCTGGTAATCCAGCCCTGGGATGCTTCCATTTTAGGCGATATCGAAAAAGCAATCTTAAAGGCAGATATTGGTATCAACCCAACCAACGACGGCAAAGTGATTCGTTTAAACTTCCCTGCTTTAACCGAAGAAAGAAGAAAAGATCTGGCAAAAGAAATCCATAAACTTTCTGAAAATGCTAAAGTTGCAGTGAGAAATGTTCGTCGTGATGCAATTGATAAATACAAAGATATGAAGAAAAAATCTGAAATCACCGAAGACGATTTAAAAACCTGTGAAAAAGATGTTCAGGATTTAACCGATAAATTCATTAAAGAAATTGATACTCATACCGCTGCAAAAGAAAAAGAAATTATGACAGTTTAA
- a CDS encoding amino acid ABC transporter substrate-binding protein encodes MKKILLILSIVLLTALFYGCEKQTDEFVAVSKPIAKEELSEWDKIVQRNELKVGVPTTADTFDNALIDAFAAELEIAVTKVIVPRDADALTKIQDGTVDMLWGQLPATSDTSTAFRLSTPYFNSTILYLTKDQDFVLDKTSVVGVMTDSAEEISVTNYYDTVYSYSTENELFYALNSGICDVILYNKALYENNSRKSDSLHIIKEVPYELVVAFEQNNVATCTEVEKILAKIKANGRASEICLDWYPVDLITK; translated from the coding sequence ATGAAAAAAATCCTGTTGATTTTATCCATCGTGTTACTTACTGCTCTTTTTTACGGATGCGAAAAACAAACAGACGAGTTTGTTGCGGTATCAAAACCAATTGCTAAAGAAGAGTTATCAGAATGGGACAAGATTGTGCAGCGAAATGAGCTGAAAGTTGGTGTTCCCACCACCGCAGATACGTTTGATAATGCATTAATTGATGCCTTTGCGGCTGAACTGGAAATTGCAGTTACCAAAGTTATTGTTCCTCGGGATGCCGATGCATTAACCAAAATCCAAGATGGTACCGTGGATATGCTTTGGGGTCAGCTTCCTGCCACCTCAGATACCAGCACTGCATTCCGCTTGTCCACCCCTTACTTCAACAGCACCATCCTTTATCTTACAAAAGATCAGGATTTTGTTTTGGATAAAACCTCTGTGGTAGGTGTTATGACAGATTCTGCAGAGGAAATCAGTGTTACAAATTATTACGACACCGTATATTCTTATTCCACAGAAAATGAATTGTTTTATGCACTAAACAGTGGCATCTGTGATGTAATCTTGTATAACAAAGCTTTATACGAAAACAATTCCCGCAAATCTGATAGTTTGCATATTATAAAAGAAGTTCCTTACGAGCTGGTTGTGGCATTCGAACAAAACAATGTGGCAACCTGTACGGAAGTAGAAAAGATTTTAGCAAAAATCAAGGCAAACGGTAGGGCATCCGAAATTTGTCTAGACTGGTATCCTGTGGATTTAATTACAAAATAG
- a CDS encoding HPr family phosphocarrier protein, with product MKTFDIQLNSINDVKVFVNTVAKYSFDIDLISGRYIVDAKSIMGIFSLDLSKPIKVEVHSDNCDALLKEMEAFIL from the coding sequence ATGAAAACTTTCGACATTCAGCTCAATTCTATCAACGATGTAAAAGTGTTTGTCAACACTGTGGCAAAATACAGTTTTGACATTGATTTAATCTCCGGCAGATATATTGTGGATGCAAAATCCATTATGGGTATTTTCAGCCTGGATCTTTCAAAACCCATTAAAGTGGAAGTACATTCCGATAATTGCGATGCACTCTTAAAAGAGATGGAAGCATTTATCCTCTAG